A genomic stretch from Pempheris klunzingeri isolate RE-2024b chromosome 23, fPemKlu1.hap1, whole genome shotgun sequence includes:
- the LOC139222577 gene encoding E3 ubiquitin-protein ligase RNF19A-like, producing the protein MSSGEEENMEKKYDPLDSTLTFVNRKDDLDPLCSDDDDQSLRAEMSCGHAVTPDSLTQWCRSLLEEGYCTFRCPAVVEGTKQCNKLWSYQEVRRLADLSVEEMQHFEETMARLAAEKYCEVRTCPQCKTCVERKDLSNLCVQCSICTADRKKTYQFCWQCQREWKGPGPRSDRCDNNGCINRDLQLLQTCKTISLPAVEGVTDCPSVRACPTCGTKVEHSQQYCKNINCPRCHVEFCFVCLKLKRECCKTSSPYKICPGGVAPRQTSIPVWKRK; encoded by the exons ATGAGCAGTggggaagaagaaaacatggaGAAGAAATACGATCCACTGGACTCCACGCTGACGTTTGTCAACAGGAAGGACGACTTGGATCCGTTGT GTTCAGATGATGACGACCAATCCCTCAGGGCAGAGATGTCCTGCGGCCACGCTGTCACTCCTGATTCTCTCACACAGTGGTGTCGCAGCCTGCTGGAAGAG GGTTATTGCACATTCAGATGCCCTGCAGTGGTGGAAGGCACCAAACAGTGCAATAAACTGTGGTCGTACCAAGAGGTGCGCAGACTGGCTGATTTGTCTGTTGAGGAAATGCAGCACTTCGAAGAGACCATGGCCCGCCTGGCTGCGGAAAAATACTGTGAAGTTAGGACA TGTCCACAGTGCAAAACGTGTGTGGAGAGGAAGGACCTGTCCAacctgtgtgtgcagtgcagcaTATGTACAGCTGATCGTAAGAAGACCTACCAGTTCTGCTGGCAGTGTCAGAGGGAGTGGAAAGGTCCAGGCCCTCGATCGGACCGCTGTGACAACAACGGCTGCATCAACAGGGACCTCCAACTTCTGCAGACATGCAAGACCATCAGTCTGCCCGCAGTGGAGGGGGTCACCGACTGCCCCTCAGTCCGAGCCTGTCCTACATGTGGCACGAAGGTGGAGCATAGCCAACAGTACTGCAAAAATATTAACTGTCCTCGCTGCCACGTCGAGTTCTGTTTTGTCTGCCTGAAACTAAAACGTGAATGTTGCAAGACCAGTTCACCGTATAAAATCTGTCCTGGTGGTGTGGCCCCAAGACAAACCTCCATCCCTGTGtggaagaggaaataa
- the LOC139222576 gene encoding ubiquitin carboxyl-terminal hydrolase 47-like translates to MNHDLVEMFIGKLNNFTVSDYHGLQSPGLTCYLNSVLQVLFMTEDFREAVGQCCSKDSTTIDPHLGKLFSDLQKGTAKTHNITKQLGITNVYEQRDAAEYLEKILSLTSPEAAKIFKGVLSHRTTCLKCKETNDSRSFFVILPLAVEDSCCETYSVEKGLEAFFKGEKVSGDNKMYCNRCNKKRDADFGCEITQNPVVLTLLLKRFSFDYKRRCFVKLHCNVDVPQTLHMKNCTYDLYAVVTHFGNLAGGHYISLIKSFETQKWYHFNDDVVKGVEQPLFEAGDKYLRSSTAYLLMYRKVSRNSDKTDEGCARSDDEAEREEAPAPRYQLKNESCNLTRWDGDILKWSHDYTALTELPNFLWDLEKKERAASVRPHEETLLPIETGADRDGLETQTSNFGREMNEPFCQELDEEHVWHPNTRGTHHVEQTHACQKKRLKVNQETQNSIVAKTETTRNVTVTRLIRNTNRVTPAEIKVDKNQKEADVSIEGKNEQRREAGVCANMSHSDVNSGLVSSNGYSSSSVPYPRPTGCSSSPNACRKSASSERDEWKMQPAVSADSSCKLDTAQAVTKGDTTVSQREKRNAAKSRDKVTRKPWR, encoded by the exons ATGAATCATGACCTTGTAGAAATGTTCATTGGGAAACTCAATAACTTCACCGTCTCAG ATTATCACGGCCTGCAGAGTCCAGGTCTGACTTGCTATTTGAACAGCGTCCTTCAGGTGCTTTTCATGACCGAAGACTTCCGAGAGGCTGTAGGACA GTGCTGCAGCAAGGATTCAACAACAATTGACCCACACCTGGGAAAACTGTTCTCTGATTTACAGAAAGGAACGGCCAAAACACATAACATCACAAAGCAATTGGGGATCACAAACG TGTATGAGCAACGTGATGCCGCTGAGTATTTAGAGAAAATCCTGAGTCTGACCAGTCCGGAGGCAGCCAAG ATATTCAAGGGAGTGCTGAGTCACAGGACCACATGTCTCAAGTGCAAAGAGACGAACGATTCCAGGAGCTTTTTTGTGATTCTGCCGCTCGCCGTGGAAGATTCTTGTTGTGAAACCTACAGCGTG GAGAAAGGGCTGGAGGCGTTCTTCAAGGGAGAAAAAGTCAGCGGGGACAACAAGATGTACTGCAACCGGTGCAATAAGAAGCGAGACGCAGACTTT GGATGTGAGATAACACAGAATCCAGTGGTTTTGACCCTCCTGCTGAAGAGATTCAGCTTTGACTACAAGCGCAGATGTTTCGTCAAGCTTCACTGCAACGTGGATGTCCCTCAGACGTTACACATGAAG aaTTGCACATATGACCTCTACGCTGTGGTGACCCACTTTGGTAATCTAGCAGGAGGCCATTACATTTCGCTAATCAAATCCTTTGAAACTCAGAAGTGGTATCACTTCAATGACGACGTTGTGAAGGGG GTCGAACAACCACTATTTGAGGCTGGAGACAAATACTTGAGGTCTAGTACAGCTTACCTCCTCATGTACAGGAAGG TGAGCAGAAATTCTGATAAAACTGATGAGGGCTGTGCACGTTCAGATGacgaggcagagagagaggaggctcctGCTCCTCGTTATCAGCTGAAGAATGAAAGCTGCAACTTGACGCGCTGGGATGGTGATATATTAAAGTGGAGCCATGATTATACTGCATTGACGGAACTGCCAAACTTTCTCTGGGATttggagaaaaaggaaagagcGGCAAGCGTGAGACCACACGAGGAGACGTTGCTTCCAATAGAAACTGGAGCAGACAGAGACGGTTTGGAAACGCAGACGTCAAATTTTGGACGAGAAATGAATGAGCCATTCTGCCAGGAGCTTGATGAAGAGCACGTGTGGCATCCGAACACTAGAGGAACACACCATGTAGAGCAAACTCATGCATGCCAAAAGAAAAGACTAAAGGTGAACCAGGAAACACAGAACAGTATTGTTGCAAAGACTGAAACGACAAGAAATGTAACTGTTACAAGACTTATAAGAAATACTAACAGAGTCACACCTGCAGAAATAAAAGTTGATAAAAATCAAAAGGAGGCAGACGTAAGCATAGAAGGGAAGAATGAACAGAGAAGAGAGGCAGGTGTCTGTGCAAATATGTCTCATTCAGATGTAAACTCAGGTCTTGTGTCCTCCAATGGCTACTCTTCTTCTTCAGTCCCGTACCCACGACCCACTGGGTGTAGCTCTTCACCAAATGCATGCAGGAAATCAGCCAGTTCAGAGAGAGACGAGTGGAAAATGCAGCCTGCTGTGAgcgcagacagcagctgcaaacTGGACACCGCACAGGCTGTGACAAAGGGAGACACAACTGtaagtcagagagagaaaagaaatgctgCAAAGAGCCGGGACAAAGTCACCAGAAAGCCGTGGAGGTGa
- the LOC139223029 gene encoding uncharacterized protein, producing the protein MVVTVIVYAPRGVKTFVDLCDTQEQFKTLTVGDLVRKIQEKRPDDPLLREPMRLRLVFTGKILDVNKLLSAYGIQDKSTIHITLRLPWGGSGPGEGDGGMGDKEGKNRSMERLSFL; encoded by the exons ATGGTTGTGACGGTCATCGTGTATGCTCCCAGGGGGGTGAAGACTTTTGTGGACCTGTGCGACACTCAGGAGCAGTTTAAGACCCTCACAGTGGGGGACCTGGTGAGGAAAATACAAGAGAAGCGTCCCGATGACCCCTTGTTACGTG aacCGATGAGGTTGCGGCTGGTGTTCACAGGCAAGATATTGGACGTCAACAAGCTGCTGTCTGCATATGGAATCCAGGACAAGTCGACCATTCATATCACTCTTAGATTACCTTGGGGAGGGAGTGGTCCAGGGGAGGGAGATGGTGGAATGGGTGACAAGGAGGGCAAAAACCGAAGTATGGAACGGCTCTCTTTTCTCTAA
- the LOC139222821 gene encoding E3 ubiquitin-protein ligase RNF19B yields the protein MSTQGQGDKRYDPGDTTLKFVDRPDDLDPLPPEEGDECLRAEMSCGHAVTPQSLTGWCRSLLDQGQYKFKCPALKKGTLLQCGAEWSYQEVRRLAVLTAQEMQSFEEIIARLAATEYCDFKSCPGCQTFVEREDLTNLSVQCTICTADKNKRYEFCWQCLKLWKGPAPRSDRCENDDCTNPDLQLLKTCKTTSLPQVQGVDTCPCIRACPTCGQKVEHDKTGCKNIICPRCQVEFCFVCLKLTPECLKTSSYFIPCSDGVAPRQTSIPVWHKN from the exons ATGAGCACGCAGGGTCAGGGGGACAAAAGATATGACCCCGGAGACACGACCCTCAAGTTTGTCGACAGACCGGATGATCTGGATCCACTAC CTCCGGAGGAGGGAGACGAGTGTCTCCGAGCAGAGATGTCCTGCGGTCATGCTGTCACCCCACAGTCTCTCACTGGGTGGTGTCGCAGCCTGCTGGATCAG GGTCAGTACAAATTCAAGTGCCCCGCCTTAAAGAAAGGCACCTTGCTGCAGTGTGGTGCCGAGTGGTCTTATCAAGAGGTGCGCAGGCTGGCAGTGCTGACCGCCCAAGAAATGCAGTCCTTTGAGGAGATCATCGCCCGTCTGGCTGCTACAGAATACTGTGATTTCAAATCA TGTCCTGGGTGCCAAACCtttgtggagagagaggatCTGACTAACCTCAGCGTGCAGTGCACAATCTGCACAGCGGACAAGAACAAACGTTACGAGTTCTGCTGGCAGTGTCTGAAGCTGTGGAAAGGTCCAGCTCCGCGCTCCGACCGCTGCGAAAACGACGACTGCACCAACCCCGACCTCCAGCTTCTCAAGACCTGCAAGACCACCAGCCTGCCTCAAGTGCAGGGGGTCGACACGTGCCCCTGCATCCGGGCCTGTCCCACCTGCGGTCAGAAGGTGGAGCACGACAAGACGGGCTGTAAGAACATCATCTGTCCTCGCTGTCAGGTTGAGTTCTGCTTTGTGTGTCTGAAGCTCACCCCCGAGTGCCTGAAGACGAGCTCTTACTTCATCCCCTGCAGTGATGGTGTGGCTCCCAGACAAACCTCCATACCTGTGTGGCACAAAAACTAA